The following proteins come from a genomic window of Corallococcus sp. NCRR:
- a CDS encoding lamin tail domain-containing protein yields the protein MLKQSLKRSWLPALVTTVFVTVGTGCGDECVDQFDCRDKGAAPAGQTWTCVENKCELRTLNIPPEEDAGTETDAGTETDAGTDAGTETDGGTGPQACNPACALTESCDIEANTCTPSSVTTPLADTSAQIAAFVAAPAGALTTPQPVSGAFVTFIKPAVAGSAATEPSGFFLQAEANGPAMFVRDSASTTAVAVGDRVTLNVTEKEIISGLNVAKTVTDLTVVSKNHGVWSLDTATPAGLKVDANAVSTFEDGGTTSLYESRLVTVSGKLEAGAGSGAAFTAFPLITTGEPSPSPLRLRVPTTLSTDLDLVTGCDVVVPTGVVWRFTAQPQVSVFAPEQLTITGCPAPKLTEARPLSGTEVRLTFDRKIDAASVQAEDFGITPTVAVSAATATGNQVALTTGDLTAGTQYTVTVNGEVKDLAGKAVDATAKTATFTGLTPPPTGPSLVINEIDYDNVGTDNAEFVEIYNRGTAAADLTSVKLVFVNGDSNANPRIEYLKFNLADTKDAQGNAVTSLPAGGYIVAAAEPYFTTATLPAGTLRLVIKSASNANTDIIQNGSGDGVGLVDDAAGTLLDSVFYEPGAQNPTFSITTAAGVKSLNFEEGARTTASDSNSAVGSLQRTPNGNDTNNNNADFAFVTTVTPGAPTP from the coding sequence ATGCTGAAGCAGAGCCTGAAGCGGAGCTGGCTGCCGGCGCTCGTGACCACCGTGTTCGTCACGGTCGGCACGGGTTGCGGCGACGAGTGTGTCGATCAGTTCGACTGTCGTGACAAGGGCGCGGCCCCCGCGGGTCAGACGTGGACCTGCGTGGAGAACAAGTGCGAGCTGCGCACGCTGAACATTCCTCCGGAAGAGGACGCGGGCACGGAGACGGACGCGGGCACGGAGACGGACGCGGGCACCGACGCCGGCACGGAGACGGACGGCGGCACGGGTCCCCAGGCGTGCAACCCGGCCTGCGCGCTGACCGAGTCCTGCGACATCGAGGCGAACACCTGCACGCCTTCCAGCGTCACCACGCCGCTGGCGGACACGAGCGCGCAGATCGCCGCGTTCGTCGCCGCCCCGGCGGGCGCGCTGACCACGCCGCAGCCGGTGAGCGGCGCGTTCGTGACCTTCATCAAGCCCGCGGTGGCGGGCAGCGCGGCCACGGAGCCCTCCGGCTTCTTCCTGCAGGCCGAGGCCAACGGCCCGGCGATGTTCGTGCGCGACTCCGCGTCCACCACGGCGGTCGCCGTGGGTGACCGCGTGACGCTGAACGTCACGGAGAAGGAGATCATCAGCGGGCTCAACGTGGCGAAGACCGTCACGGACCTGACCGTGGTGAGCAAGAACCACGGCGTGTGGAGCCTGGACACCGCGACGCCCGCGGGCCTGAAGGTGGACGCGAACGCCGTCAGCACCTTCGAGGACGGGGGCACGACCAGCCTCTACGAGAGCCGCCTGGTCACCGTGTCCGGCAAGCTGGAGGCGGGCGCTGGCAGCGGCGCGGCCTTCACCGCCTTCCCGCTGATCACCACGGGTGAGCCGTCCCCCAGCCCCCTGCGCCTGCGCGTGCCCACCACCCTGTCCACGGACCTGGACCTGGTCACGGGCTGCGACGTGGTCGTCCCCACCGGCGTGGTCTGGCGCTTCACCGCCCAGCCGCAGGTGTCCGTGTTCGCGCCGGAGCAGCTGACCATCACCGGCTGCCCCGCGCCGAAGCTCACCGAGGCGCGTCCGCTGAGCGGCACGGAAGTGCGGCTGACGTTCGACCGGAAGATCGACGCGGCCAGCGTGCAGGCGGAGGACTTCGGCATCACGCCGACCGTGGCCGTCTCCGCGGCGACGGCGACGGGCAACCAGGTCGCGCTGACCACCGGCGACCTGACGGCGGGCACCCAGTACACGGTGACGGTCAACGGCGAGGTGAAGGACCTGGCCGGCAAGGCCGTGGACGCGACCGCCAAGACCGCGACCTTCACCGGCCTGACGCCTCCTCCGACGGGCCCGTCGCTGGTCATCAATGAGATCGACTACGACAACGTGGGCACCGACAACGCGGAGTTCGTGGAGATCTACAACCGCGGCACCGCGGCGGCGGACCTGACCAGCGTCAAGCTGGTGTTCGTCAACGGCGACTCCAACGCCAACCCGCGCATCGAGTACCTGAAGTTCAACCTGGCGGACACGAAGGACGCGCAGGGCAACGCGGTCACGTCGCTGCCCGCGGGCGGCTACATCGTCGCGGCGGCCGAGCCGTACTTCACCACGGCGACCCTGCCGGCGGGCACGCTGAGGCTGGTCATCAAGTCGGCCTCCAACGCGAACACCGACATCATCCAGAACGGCAGCGGTGACGGCGTGGGCCTGGTCGACGACGCGGCGGGCACGCTCCTCGACAGCGTGTTCTACGAGCCGGGCGCCCAGAACCCCACGTTCAGCATCACCACGGCCGCGGGCGTCAAGTCGCTGAACTTCGAGGAGGGCGCGCGCACCACCGCCTCCGACTCGAACAGCGCCGTGGGCTCCCTGCAGCGGACCCCGAACGGCAACGACACGAACAACAACAACGCGGACTTCGCGTTCGTGACCACGGTGACCCCGGGCGCGCCGACGCCGTAG
- a CDS encoding lamin tail domain-containing protein — MALPRIVAPLVALLLTACPGSTPPTPVVPSDSGVSTDSGVPTDGGGTPDDGGVSGDAGTSEDGGASGDGGSSDDGGSSGDGGSSGDGGSSGDGGPSGDGGVPSDGGVSPDAGAPDAGSIAELTVTSLGLGDGRVGQPYAFNLTASGGRAPLTWSFTGTLAAGLTLSTDGALSGTPTAAGSTVFTATVRDADGQTASARLIVIVQPVLSLFTVGHWNLEWFGAPNQGPANSTSDGGVTDDLQIAGATSVIRDAGAHVWGLVEMVDTVDFNTLMAGLPGGYRGFLANNTTYVLSGASQYSAGEQKPGILYDNSLTYRSAQVILTAQAADFGGRPPLRVDFTTRIHGEDAPLVVIVTHMKAFEDMTSYGQRQRSSTALKSYLDQWLPEARVLVIGDWNDDLDHSISTQNGVALPTPYQNFLDDPTHYTFLTKVLTDATIRTTTEYNEVIDHTLVTDEVAVDAVPGGVQVLRPDATIPDYARTVSDHYPVLTRYDLSGVPGPRVRVTAPLGGTFIVGTPLTLTWRSAGVSTVRIEATYDGGDLWNVVAPSVSASAGTFTWTVPDVESDLVRVRVVDTANASRFDMVPGRMWFTRTAPRVIINEVLANEPALPGGTAHEFVELYNTGTAPMDLSGWTLWDALNPQHVFAAGTVLQPGRPLVVFGGPAGFPAGTPDTVAASSGTLALNNGSDTVQLKLPDGGVVDRVEYFSTVDAVSINRSPDLSPDAGFVLHTTLTPGLQSSPGRRADGGAF; from the coding sequence ATGGCTCTTCCTCGAATCGTCGCGCCCCTCGTCGCCCTTCTGCTCACCGCGTGTCCCGGATCCACGCCGCCGACGCCGGTCGTGCCGTCCGACAGTGGCGTGTCCACCGACAGCGGAGTGCCCACCGACGGTGGCGGTACACCCGACGACGGTGGCGTGTCCGGCGACGCGGGTACGTCCGAGGATGGCGGCGCGTCGGGTGACGGCGGATCATCCGATGACGGCGGATCATCGGGTGACGGCGGCTCCTCGGGTGACGGCGGCTCCTCGGGTGATGGCGGCCCGTCGGGTGACGGCGGTGTGCCTTCCGATGGCGGAGTGTCCCCCGATGCTGGAGCGCCGGATGCAGGCAGCATCGCGGAGCTGACCGTGACGTCGCTGGGGCTCGGTGATGGGCGCGTGGGACAGCCCTATGCCTTCAACCTCACCGCCTCCGGCGGGCGCGCGCCGCTCACCTGGAGCTTCACCGGGACGCTGGCCGCGGGGCTCACCCTCTCCACCGACGGCGCCCTGTCCGGCACCCCCACCGCCGCGGGCTCGACGGTCTTCACCGCCACCGTGCGCGACGCGGACGGCCAGACCGCGTCCGCGCGGCTGATCGTGATCGTGCAGCCGGTCCTCTCGCTGTTCACCGTGGGCCACTGGAACCTGGAGTGGTTCGGCGCGCCCAACCAGGGACCGGCCAACTCCACCTCCGACGGCGGCGTGACCGACGACCTCCAGATCGCGGGAGCGACGAGCGTCATCCGCGACGCGGGGGCCCATGTCTGGGGCCTGGTGGAGATGGTGGACACCGTGGACTTCAACACGCTCATGGCGGGGTTGCCCGGCGGCTACAGGGGCTTCCTCGCCAACAACACCACCTACGTCCTCAGCGGCGCGTCGCAGTACTCCGCGGGCGAGCAGAAGCCCGGCATCCTCTACGACAACTCGCTCACCTACCGCAGCGCCCAGGTCATCCTCACCGCGCAGGCCGCCGACTTCGGCGGACGCCCGCCGCTGCGCGTGGACTTCACCACCCGCATCCACGGCGAGGACGCGCCGCTGGTCGTCATCGTCACGCACATGAAGGCCTTCGAGGACATGACGTCCTATGGCCAGCGCCAGCGCTCCTCGACCGCCCTCAAGAGCTACCTGGACCAGTGGCTGCCCGAGGCGCGCGTGCTCGTCATCGGGGACTGGAACGATGACCTGGACCATTCCATCTCCACGCAGAACGGCGTCGCGCTGCCCACGCCCTACCAGAACTTCCTGGACGACCCCACGCACTACACCTTCCTCACGAAGGTGCTGACCGACGCCACCATCCGCACCACCACGGAGTACAACGAAGTCATCGACCACACGCTCGTCACCGACGAGGTCGCCGTGGACGCGGTGCCCGGCGGCGTCCAGGTGCTCCGGCCCGACGCGACGATTCCTGACTACGCGCGCACCGTCAGCGACCACTACCCCGTCCTCACCCGCTACGACCTGAGCGGCGTTCCCGGTCCGCGCGTGCGCGTCACCGCGCCCCTGGGCGGCACGTTCATCGTGGGCACCCCGCTGACGCTCACGTGGCGCTCGGCGGGCGTGAGCACCGTGCGCATCGAGGCCACCTACGACGGCGGCGACCTCTGGAACGTCGTGGCCCCCTCCGTGAGCGCGAGCGCGGGCACCTTCACGTGGACCGTGCCCGACGTGGAGAGCGACCTGGTGCGCGTGCGCGTGGTGGACACGGCCAACGCGTCGCGCTTCGACATGGTCCCCGGCCGCATGTGGTTCACGCGCACGGCGCCCCGGGTGATCATCAACGAGGTGCTCGCCAACGAGCCCGCGCTCCCCGGCGGCACCGCGCACGAGTTCGTGGAGCTCTACAACACGGGCACCGCCCCCATGGACCTGTCCGGCTGGACCCTGTGGGACGCCCTGAACCCGCAGCACGTCTTCGCCGCGGGCACGGTGCTGCAACCGGGCCGGCCCCTGGTCGTCTTCGGTGGACCCGCGGGCTTCCCGGCCGGCACGCCCGACACCGTCGCGGCCTCCAGTGGGACGCTGGCGCTCAACAACGGTTCGGACACCGTGCAGCTCAAGCTCCCGGACGGCGGCGTCGTGGACCGCGTGGAGTACTTCAGCACCGTGGACGCGGTGTCCATCAACCGCTCCCCGGACCTGTCGCCGGACGCGGGCTTCGTGCTGCACACCACGCTGACGCCCGGGCTGCAGTCCTCGCCGGGCCGGCGCGCGGATGGAGGCGCGTTCTAG